A region of Bacillus cabrialesii DNA encodes the following proteins:
- a CDS encoding MarR family winged helix-turn-helix transcriptional regulator, producing MNDKVDCEIRESLDKISFQMRRDYNESLRELNLYVGQDNLLSRLWLGDGVTQMQLCEHLKCEPPTVTNMVKSLEQNGFIYRQRDTQDARVMRIYLTDKGRELEKPVESIWKQQREKLLHSILPEERLILRELMKRMERNLF from the coding sequence ATGAACGATAAGGTTGATTGCGAAATTCGTGAGTCGTTAGATAAAATTTCATTTCAAATGCGTCGAGATTATAATGAAAGTCTAAGAGAACTTAATCTTTATGTAGGTCAAGATAATTTACTCTCCCGTTTGTGGTTAGGCGATGGGGTAACACAAATGCAACTCTGTGAACATTTAAAATGCGAACCACCTACGGTAACCAATATGGTTAAATCATTGGAGCAGAACGGATTTATTTACCGTCAACGTGATACACAAGATGCAAGGGTTATGCGAATTTATCTAACGGACAAAGGCAGAGAATTAGAGAAACCGGTTGAGTCCATATGGAAACAACAGCGAGAAAAACTACTCCATTCTATCTTACCGGAAGAACGCTTAATCTTAAGGGAACTTATGAAGCGAATGGAGAGGAACTTGTTTTAA
- the rghR gene encoding transcriptional repressor RghR, which produces MESFGEQLRALREERKLTVNQLATYSGVSAAGISRIENGKRGVPKPATIKKLAEALKIPYEGLMYKAGYIEEVHEARAPYETKCKLLEKAEAYDLKNLALLENEKWQYLNKEDLLMLDHYFSFISDEAKKRSADD; this is translated from the coding sequence ATGGAAAGCTTTGGCGAACAATTGCGGGCATTGCGCGAAGAGAGAAAGTTAACAGTCAACCAGCTTGCGACATATTCAGGCGTAAGCGCGGCCGGCATCTCCAGAATTGAAAACGGCAAACGGGGCGTTCCCAAACCCGCCACCATCAAAAAACTGGCGGAGGCCTTGAAAATTCCATATGAAGGGCTTATGTATAAAGCTGGTTACATCGAAGAAGTGCATGAAGCCAGAGCTCCTTATGAAACGAAGTGCAAGCTGCTTGAAAAAGCGGAGGCCTATGACCTGAAAAACCTTGCCCTTCTTGAGAACGAAAAGTGGCAATATCTCAATAAAGAAGATTTGCTTATGCTGGATCATTATTTTTCGTTTATTTCAGACGAAGCCAAAAAACGGTCTGCTGATGACTAA
- a CDS encoding helix-turn-helix domain-containing protein produces MSPFGQQLRELRRARKLTVNQLAVYSGISSATISKIENGKRGTPKPATIKKLAAVLKVPYENLMAAAGHIRPFPEEIREASESYQSIYDIYQTAVTRGAEHLPIFNSQKWEHLSKQDIENLSKYFDFLASEAKKRASSS; encoded by the coding sequence ATGTCACCGTTCGGACAGCAATTACGGGAGCTGCGCCGCGCCCGCAAGCTGACAGTGAATCAGCTTGCTGTGTATTCAGGCATCAGCTCGGCCACCATTTCAAAAATTGAAAACGGCAAGCGCGGCACGCCAAAGCCTGCGACCATCAAAAAACTGGCGGCCGTGCTGAAGGTTCCCTATGAAAACCTGATGGCTGCCGCAGGCCATATTCGGCCCTTTCCAGAAGAAATCCGTGAGGCTTCGGAAAGCTATCAGTCCATTTATGATATTTACCAGACGGCTGTCACTCGCGGAGCGGAGCACCTCCCGATTTTCAACAGCCAAAAATGGGAACACCTTTCAAAGCAGGATATTGAAAATCTCAGCAAATACTTCGATTTTTTAGCCTCTGAAGCGAAAAAACGCGCCTCTTCTTCATAA
- a CDS encoding alpha/beta hydrolase, whose amino-acid sequence MKVVTPKPFTFKGGDKAVLLLHGFTGNTADVRMLGRYLNERGYTCHAPQYEGHGVPPEELVHTGPEDWWKNVMDGYEYLKSEGYESIAACGLSLGGVFSLKLGYTVPIKGIVPMCAPMHIKSEEVMYQGVLSYARNYKKFEGKSPEQIEEEMKEFEKTPMNTLKALQDLIAAVRNNVDMIYSPTFVVQARHDHMINTESANIIYNEVETDDKQLKWYEESGHVITLDKERDLVHQDVYEFLEKLDW is encoded by the coding sequence ATGAAAGTTGTGACACCAAAACCATTTACATTTAAAGGCGGAGACAAAGCGGTGCTGTTGCTGCACGGCTTTACAGGAAATACAGCGGATGTAAGAATGCTGGGACGTTACTTGAATGAACGGGGCTACACGTGCCACGCGCCTCAATATGAAGGACATGGCGTGCCCCCTGAAGAACTTGTACATACGGGGCCTGAAGACTGGTGGAAAAACGTGATGGATGGCTATGAATACTTAAAATCTGAAGGCTATGAGAGCATTGCTGCCTGCGGACTGTCGCTTGGCGGGGTTTTTTCGCTGAAATTGGGTTACACTGTACCCATAAAGGGAATTGTCCCTATGTGTGCGCCGATGCATATTAAGAGTGAAGAGGTCATGTATCAGGGCGTCCTTTCATACGCTCGCAATTACAAAAAATTCGAGGGGAAAAGCCCGGAGCAAATTGAAGAGGAAATGAAAGAATTCGAAAAAACGCCGATGAACACTCTCAAGGCGCTGCAAGACTTAATTGCCGCTGTGCGGAACAATGTCGATATGATTTATTCACCGACATTTGTGGTGCAGGCCCGTCATGATCACATGATTAATACCGAAAGCGCCAATATTATTTACAACGAAGTGGAAACTGATGATAAACAGCTGAAATGGTACGAGGAATCAGGCCATGTCATTACGCTCGACAAAGAACGTGACCTCGTCCATCAGGATGTGTATGAATTTTTAGAGAAGCTCGATTGGTAA
- the rnr gene encoding ribonuclease R, with product MEKEAFMDKLLSFMKEEAYKPLTVQELEEMLNITEAEEFKELVKALVTLEDKGLIVRTRSDRYGIPEKMNLIKGKISAHAKGFAFLLPEDTSLSDVFIPPNELNTAMNGDIVMVRLNSQQSENGSRQEGTVIRILERAIQRVVGTYTETRNFGFVIPDDKKITSDIFIPKNGKNGAAEGHKVVVKLTSYPEGRMNAEGEVETILGHKNDPGIDILSVIHKHGLPGEFPADAMEQASSTPDTIDEKDLKDRRDLRDQVIVTIDGADAKDLDDAVTVTKLDDGSYKLGVHIADVSHYVTENSPIDKEALERGTSVYLVDRVIPMIPHRLSNGICSLNPKVDRLTLSCEMTINSQGQVTEHQIFQSVIKTTERMTYSDVNKILVDDDEELKQKYEPLVPMFKDMERLAEILRDKRMNRGAVDFDFKEAKVLVDDEGAVKDVVIRERSVAEKLIEEFMLVANETVAEHFHWMNVPFIYRIHEEPNAEKLQKFLEFVTTFGYVVKGTAGNIHPRALQSILDAVRDRPEETVISTVMLRSMKQAKYDPQSLGHFGLSTEFYTHFTSPIRRYPDLIVHRLIRTYLINGKVDEATQEKWAERLPDIAEHTSTMERRAVDAERETDDLKKAEYMLDKIGEEFDGMISSVTNFGMFVELPNTIEGLVHVSFMTDDYYRFDEQHFAMIGERTGNVFRIGDEITVKVVDVNKDERNIDFEIVGMKGSPRRPRELDSSRSRKRGKPARKRVQSTNTPVSPAPSEEKGEWFTKPKKKKKKRGFQNAPKQKRKKKK from the coding sequence ATGGAAAAAGAAGCATTTATGGATAAGCTCCTCTCGTTTATGAAGGAAGAGGCGTACAAGCCTCTGACTGTCCAGGAACTTGAGGAGATGTTAAATATCACGGAAGCCGAGGAGTTTAAGGAGCTCGTCAAAGCGTTAGTCACTTTGGAAGACAAAGGGCTTATCGTACGGACGAGAAGCGACCGCTACGGCATTCCGGAGAAGATGAATTTAATAAAAGGAAAGATTTCAGCGCATGCAAAAGGATTCGCCTTTTTGCTGCCTGAGGACACGTCGTTAAGCGATGTGTTTATTCCGCCTAATGAGCTGAATACGGCAATGAACGGCGATATCGTCATGGTTCGCTTGAACTCACAGCAAAGCGAAAACGGCTCCAGACAGGAAGGAACCGTCATCCGCATTTTAGAAAGAGCGATTCAGCGGGTTGTCGGCACGTATACAGAAACAAGAAACTTCGGCTTTGTCATTCCGGACGACAAAAAAATCACGAGTGACATCTTTATCCCGAAAAACGGGAAAAACGGTGCAGCCGAAGGGCATAAGGTTGTTGTCAAGCTGACGAGCTATCCTGAAGGCCGCATGAACGCAGAGGGCGAGGTTGAAACCATTCTCGGCCATAAAAATGATCCGGGCATTGATATTTTATCGGTCATTCATAAGCACGGCCTGCCGGGAGAATTTCCTGCTGACGCGATGGAACAGGCATCAAGTACGCCTGACACAATTGACGAAAAAGACCTTAAAGACCGCCGTGATCTCCGTGACCAAGTGATTGTCACCATTGATGGAGCCGACGCGAAGGACTTGGATGATGCAGTTACCGTGACGAAGCTTGATGACGGAAGCTACAAGCTTGGCGTTCACATTGCTGATGTCAGCCATTACGTAACCGAAAACTCGCCGATTGACAAAGAAGCGCTTGAAAGAGGGACGAGTGTGTATTTGGTTGACCGTGTCATCCCTATGATTCCGCACAGACTGTCAAACGGCATCTGTTCTTTAAATCCAAAGGTTGACCGATTGACACTTTCCTGTGAAATGACCATTAACAGTCAGGGGCAGGTGACGGAGCACCAGATCTTCCAAAGTGTCATCAAAACAACGGAAAGAATGACGTATTCAGATGTGAATAAAATTCTTGTGGACGATGATGAAGAACTGAAACAAAAATACGAGCCTCTCGTTCCGATGTTCAAAGACATGGAGCGTCTGGCTGAAATTCTGCGTGATAAGCGGATGAACCGCGGCGCCGTTGATTTTGATTTCAAAGAAGCGAAAGTGCTTGTCGATGATGAAGGCGCGGTGAAAGACGTTGTCATCAGGGAACGTTCAGTCGCCGAGAAACTGATTGAAGAATTTATGCTTGTGGCGAACGAAACAGTTGCGGAGCATTTCCATTGGATGAACGTACCGTTTATATACCGGATTCACGAAGAGCCGAATGCTGAAAAGCTCCAAAAGTTTTTAGAGTTCGTAACGACATTTGGCTATGTGGTGAAAGGAACAGCGGGAAATATTCATCCGCGCGCGCTGCAAAGCATTCTGGACGCTGTGCGTGACAGACCTGAAGAAACAGTGATATCCACTGTCATGCTCCGTTCGATGAAACAGGCGAAATACGACCCGCAAAGCTTGGGGCACTTTGGTCTGTCAACGGAATTCTATACGCATTTCACATCACCGATCCGCCGTTACCCGGACTTAATCGTCCACCGTCTGATCAGAACGTATTTAATCAACGGCAAAGTCGATGAAGCGACACAGGAAAAATGGGCTGAGCGCCTGCCGGATATCGCCGAGCATACATCAACGATGGAGCGCCGTGCAGTTGACGCCGAGCGTGAAACGGATGATCTGAAAAAAGCGGAATACATGCTTGATAAAATCGGTGAAGAGTTTGACGGCATGATCAGCTCTGTGACAAACTTCGGGATGTTCGTCGAGCTGCCGAATACAATTGAAGGACTCGTCCACGTCAGCTTTATGACAGATGACTACTACCGTTTTGACGAACAGCATTTTGCGATGATCGGCGAGCGGACAGGCAATGTCTTCCGCATTGGAGATGAAATCACAGTCAAGGTTGTCGATGTCAATAAAGACGAACGCAATATCGACTTTGAAATCGTCGGCATGAAGGGCTCTCCGCGCCGTCCGAGAGAACTTGACAGCAGCCGGAGCAGAAAACGCGGAAAGCCTGCCAGAAAACGCGTTCAAAGCACCAATACGCCTGTTTCTCCAGCGCCGTCTGAGGAAAAAGGGGAATGGTTCACTAAGCCGAAGAAGAAAAAGAAAAAACGCGGCTTCCAAAACGCGCCGAAACAGAAACGGAAAAAGAAGAAATAA
- a CDS encoding helix-turn-helix domain-containing protein produces MPVEKIQIRRDYVLQYMVNNDYSLNQLALEIGVSPATLSRVLNGERRPGQLVIGKMLHYFNLKFEDLFYYDFIDKSQ; encoded by the coding sequence GTGCCAGTAGAAAAGATACAGATTAGACGTGATTATGTCTTGCAGTATATGGTCAATAACGATTATTCCCTTAATCAGCTTGCGCTGGAAATCGGAGTCTCACCCGCCACACTGAGCCGCGTGCTGAATGGAGAACGACGGCCGGGGCAGCTTGTAATCGGTAAAATGCTTCACTATTTTAATTTGAAATTTGAGGATCTTTTTTACTATGATTTTATTGACAAAAGTCAATAA
- a CDS encoding alpha/beta fold hydrolase produces the protein MPLISIASRKHLYYEEYGQGIPIIFIHPPGMGRKFFYYQRLLSEHFRVIFPDLSGHGDSDHADQPVSISYYANEIVKFMDALHVDSAVLFGYSAGGLIAQHIAFTRPDKVSHLVLSGAYPAVHNVIGEKIHKTGMYLLEKNAWLLIKILAVSHTNNKELRNLLTDHMKKADLANWHQYYQDSLSYNCIEQLPRLNMPMLFMYGGLRDWTFPASGYYRKACSHAEFFRLEYQGHQLPTKQWKTCNELVTGFVLTHHSQG, from the coding sequence ATGCCCCTTATCAGCATAGCCAGCAGAAAACATCTTTATTATGAGGAATATGGACAGGGAATTCCGATCATTTTTATCCACCCGCCGGGCATGGGGCGCAAGTTTTTTTATTATCAGCGCCTTCTTTCCGAGCATTTCAGGGTGATTTTTCCCGATTTAAGCGGCCACGGCGACAGCGATCATGCGGATCAGCCTGTCTCTATTTCTTATTACGCAAACGAAATCGTGAAATTCATGGACGCTCTGCACGTTGATAGTGCTGTGCTATTCGGGTATTCCGCCGGCGGCTTAATCGCGCAGCACATCGCCTTTACCCGCCCGGACAAAGTGTCGCATCTTGTTCTGTCCGGCGCTTACCCCGCTGTTCATAACGTAATCGGAGAGAAGATTCACAAGACCGGGATGTATCTGCTTGAGAAAAACGCCTGGCTGCTCATAAAAATCCTTGCTGTCAGCCACACAAATAACAAAGAGCTTCGGAACTTATTAACAGATCATATGAAAAAAGCAGACCTTGCCAATTGGCATCAGTATTATCAGGATTCACTTAGCTACAACTGCATTGAACAGCTGCCCCGCCTAAACATGCCGATGTTGTTCATGTATGGCGGCCTGCGGGACTGGACTTTCCCAGCCTCAGGCTATTACCGCAAAGCATGCAGCCATGCCGAATTTTTCAGATTGGAATATCAGGGGCATCAGCTGCCGACAAAACAATGGAAAACATGCAACGAACTGGTGACAGGGTTTGTGCTGACACATCATTCACAGGGATAA
- a CDS encoding methyl-accepting chemotaxis protein, with amino-acid sequence MRLTISRKFSLVFLTLILINLLIGGIGAFNMQHIIQKTDEINTKWIDGIKDITSINYLTEHLSSKEKDFLIFTDKSKMDTLDQEMNQIIEDINQKLDSYEKTISTDKEQKLFEELQTEVNTYADIHKQIIESGRTNDMDKARGLLVQTEASFEDMKKSVTQLVDFNKEGASTAVKETKDVYHKGLIYTALLLAASIIISIFIWLYITRNIVKPIILMKDSANHIAGGDLSNDIEPLNSKDELGDLNEALQKMVGNLRDIVGYSKDISSRVLSSSQVLAAATNETRSGSKHITETMNEMAEGSEQQAQDAVTIAESMNDFTESIDKAYNHGITISDTSQNVLELAVNGNENMDTSLQQMKTIHHIVQEAVHKVKSLEQHSQDINKLVQVINGIAEQTNLLSLNAAIEAARAGESGKGFAVVADEVRKLADGVSDSVQDITRIVNGTQQEIHTVIKYLESSFTEVEKGTENLTDTGQAMQQIKQSVTHVAGSIKEVTDGLKQLTNQSITINQSIENIASVSEESAAGIEETFSITEQSAHSMDQVLQNAEELEQLAKELNEKMNQFTI; translated from the coding sequence ATGCGACTGACGATTTCCCGCAAATTCAGCCTGGTATTTTTGACACTGATCCTGATCAATTTACTTATAGGCGGAATAGGCGCTTTTAATATGCAGCACATCATTCAAAAGACAGATGAAATCAACACAAAATGGATTGACGGCATCAAAGACATTACATCGATTAATTATTTAACTGAGCACCTGTCTTCTAAAGAAAAGGATTTTCTGATTTTCACAGACAAAAGCAAAATGGATACGCTTGATCAAGAAATGAATCAGATCATTGAAGACATCAATCAAAAGCTTGATAGCTATGAAAAAACGATTTCCACTGACAAAGAACAGAAGCTGTTCGAGGAGCTTCAAACTGAAGTGAACACTTATGCTGATATTCATAAGCAAATTATAGAAAGCGGCCGCACGAATGACATGGACAAAGCAAGAGGTTTATTGGTGCAGACTGAAGCCAGCTTTGAGGATATGAAAAAATCAGTCACTCAGCTTGTTGACTTTAATAAAGAAGGAGCCAGCACAGCGGTAAAAGAAACGAAGGATGTATACCATAAGGGGCTCATTTACACAGCTTTGCTTCTGGCAGCTTCGATCATCATCAGCATTTTCATCTGGCTTTATATCACGCGAAACATTGTAAAGCCTATCATTCTCATGAAGGATTCTGCCAATCATATTGCCGGGGGAGATCTGTCTAATGACATAGAGCCGCTCAACTCAAAAGACGAACTTGGCGATCTGAACGAAGCGCTGCAAAAAATGGTAGGCAATCTGAGAGATATTGTCGGATACTCCAAAGACATATCAAGCCGGGTTCTTTCTTCTTCACAAGTGCTGGCCGCCGCAACGAATGAAACAAGATCCGGCAGCAAGCATATTACCGAAACGATGAACGAAATGGCTGAAGGCTCTGAACAGCAGGCCCAAGACGCTGTGACAATTGCCGAATCCATGAATGATTTCACTGAAAGCATTGATAAAGCTTATAATCATGGGATCACAATCAGCGATACGTCTCAAAACGTTCTCGAACTGGCGGTAAACGGAAACGAAAATATGGATACGTCATTACAGCAAATGAAAACCATCCATCATATCGTTCAGGAAGCCGTTCATAAAGTGAAGTCGCTGGAACAGCATTCTCAGGATATCAACAAGCTCGTTCAGGTCATCAACGGGATTGCCGAGCAAACGAATTTGCTGTCGCTTAACGCCGCGATTGAGGCTGCCCGCGCTGGAGAAAGCGGCAAAGGCTTCGCCGTTGTGGCAGATGAAGTCAGAAAGCTGGCTGACGGCGTTTCTGATTCCGTGCAGGACATTACCCGGATTGTAAACGGGACACAACAGGAAATCCACACCGTCATTAAGTACTTGGAAAGCAGCTTTACAGAAGTCGAAAAAGGAACGGAAAACCTGACAGACACGGGACAGGCTATGCAGCAGATCAAACAATCCGTCACCCATGTTGCAGGCAGTATTAAGGAAGTAACGGATGGCCTGAAGCAGTTAACAAACCAATCGATTACCATCAATCAATCGATTGAAAATATCGCTTCTGTATCTGAAGAGTCTGCCGCCGGCATTGAAGAAACATTTTCGATTACCGAGCAGTCCGCCCATTCCATGGATCAAGTGCTCCAGAATGCCGAAGAACTTGAGCAGCTGGCGAAGGAGCTTAATGAGAAGATGAATCAGTTTACAATTTAA
- the smpB gene encoding SsrA-binding protein has protein sequence MPKGSGKVLSQNKKANHDYFIEETYETGIVLQGTEIKSIRAGRVNLKDSFAKIERGEVFLHNMHVSPYEQGNRYNHDPLRTRKLLMHRKEINKLIGLTKEKGYSLVPLKLYLKNGFAKVLLGLGKGKKNYDKREDLKRKDAKREIERAFRDSQKGF, from the coding sequence ATGCCAAAAGGGTCAGGAAAAGTATTATCTCAAAATAAGAAAGCCAATCACGATTATTTTATAGAAGAAACCTATGAAACAGGCATCGTTTTGCAAGGAACCGAAATCAAATCGATTCGCGCCGGCCGCGTAAACCTTAAGGATTCCTTCGCCAAAATCGAACGGGGAGAAGTGTTTCTCCACAATATGCACGTCAGCCCGTACGAGCAGGGAAACCGCTATAACCACGATCCGCTCCGGACGAGAAAGCTGTTAATGCACCGCAAGGAAATTAATAAGCTGATCGGGTTAACAAAGGAAAAAGGCTATTCTCTCGTTCCGCTGAAGCTGTATTTGAAAAACGGCTTTGCCAAAGTGCTTCTCGGCCTTGGAAAAGGGAAGAAGAACTATGACAAACGAGAAGACCTGAAGCGCAAGGACGCGAAGCGGGAAATCGAAAGAGCGTTTAGAGACAGTCAAAAAGGCTTCTAA
- the secG gene encoding preprotein translocase subunit SecG produces the protein MHAVLITLLVIVSIALIIVVLLQSSKSAGLSGAISGGAEQLFGKQKARGLDLILHRITVVLAVLFFVLTIALAYIL, from the coding sequence ATGCACGCGGTTTTGATTACCTTATTGGTTATCGTCAGCATTGCACTTATTATTGTCGTTTTGCTTCAATCCAGTAAAAGCGCCGGATTATCTGGTGCGATTTCAGGCGGAGCGGAGCAGCTCTTCGGGAAACAAAAAGCAAGAGGTCTTGATTTGATTTTGCACCGCATCACGGTTGTGCTGGCAGTCTTGTTTTTCGTGTTAACGATTGCGCTTGCTTATATCCTATAG
- the catR gene encoding catDE operon transcriptional regulator CatR: protein MNQSEMCPRFEKAVDILSKRWVALIVFQLLNGSQRFSEIEAALPNLSGRVLSERLKELELEGVVKRDVIPETPVRIEYSLTDKGKALAPILGEISKWATDWIDPSFLD, encoded by the coding sequence ATGAACCAATCAGAAATGTGTCCTAGATTTGAAAAAGCAGTCGACATCTTGAGTAAACGCTGGGTCGCTTTGATCGTATTTCAGCTCTTGAACGGGTCACAGCGATTTAGCGAAATTGAAGCAGCACTTCCAAATCTAAGCGGCAGAGTTCTGTCAGAACGGCTGAAAGAACTTGAGCTTGAAGGAGTGGTGAAGCGGGATGTCATCCCGGAAACTCCGGTTCGCATCGAATATTCATTGACTGATAAAGGAAAGGCGCTGGCCCCCATTTTAGGCGAGATTTCTAAATGGGCGACGGATTGGATTGACCCTTCCTTTCTTGACTAA
- a CDS encoding transglycosylase domain-containing protein — MSYLQVKETNLPDYNTTDLEPVITSLTTSLGIPREVLASERDIKRVWVTLKDTLEDVKLEYRHELLARMVVSIRVGLFSSAVNDMWNTAILALRQKVKSFGYQEAATFLKRDIDEKVLNQMRDKELIDICVSLGFLDNDSYFFINNCRELRNNYSSAHPSNAMLDGVELDYFMHQCIKHILGNDVQYEGFPVSEFMKILKQNTMTEQAIEYYVDKISKANDLQKSAILKLLFVNYVDEDSDEFVRSNCLAIAELTWEEYDNSAIVELLELYSDYMLKDKIIQRQYAERFFEKVGALDELPKDKLVSIVMRALKDLEDAHHGMNNFYNEKPFAQRLAESFDKKIPKSVLKRYVYVVSLCYVGNAYGTADSAKPYYEKMIRNFSLKEVELLFELIKENNYLADMVNHHQRCKKQFANLIKLLEPGAIPLKNKPAYDKLVK; from the coding sequence TTGTCGTACTTACAAGTAAAAGAAACTAATTTACCTGATTACAACACGACAGATTTAGAACCTGTTATAACAAGTCTTACCACTTCATTAGGTATACCTAGAGAGGTTTTAGCTAGTGAACGTGACATTAAACGGGTGTGGGTAACATTAAAAGATACATTGGAGGATGTGAAACTAGAATATAGACATGAATTATTGGCTAGAATGGTCGTTTCTATTCGAGTAGGTTTGTTTAGTTCTGCTGTAAATGATATGTGGAATACAGCTATACTCGCTTTACGTCAAAAAGTGAAAAGTTTTGGTTACCAAGAAGCTGCAACATTTTTGAAAAGAGATATAGACGAAAAAGTATTGAATCAAATGCGTGATAAAGAGCTAATAGATATTTGTGTTAGCCTTGGGTTTTTAGACAACGATTCTTATTTTTTTATTAATAATTGTAGAGAATTGAGAAATAATTATTCTTCCGCACATCCATCCAACGCTATGTTAGATGGTGTAGAGCTAGATTATTTTATGCATCAATGTATTAAACATATTTTAGGAAATGATGTTCAATATGAAGGATTTCCTGTTTCAGAATTTATGAAAATACTGAAGCAGAATACTATGACTGAGCAAGCTATAGAATACTATGTAGATAAGATAAGCAAGGCAAACGATCTTCAAAAGTCGGCAATTTTAAAATTATTATTTGTAAATTATGTAGATGAAGATTCTGATGAGTTTGTTAGATCCAATTGTCTTGCTATAGCAGAACTTACATGGGAAGAGTATGATAATTCAGCTATAGTAGAGTTATTAGAACTTTATTCAGATTATATGCTAAAAGACAAGATTATCCAGAGACAATATGCGGAACGGTTTTTTGAGAAGGTTGGAGCCCTAGATGAACTTCCAAAAGATAAGCTTGTCAGTATTGTTATGCGCGCATTGAAAGATTTAGAAGATGCACATCATGGAATGAACAATTTCTATAATGAAAAGCCTTTTGCTCAAAGATTAGCTGAATCTTTTGATAAAAAAATTCCGAAATCCGTATTAAAGAGATATGTGTATGTAGTTTCATTGTGCTATGTTGGGAATGCATATGGAACAGCGGATTCTGCTAAACCGTATTACGAAAAAATGATTCGTAATTTTTCTTTAAAGGAAGTAGAGTTATTATTTGAATTAATTAAAGAAAATAACTATCTGGCTGATATGGTAAATCATCATCAGAGATGTAAAAAACAGTTTGCTAATCTTATTAAGTTATTAGAGCCCGGAGCTATACCCCTTAAAAATAAACCAGCTTATGACAAATTAGTTAAGTAA
- a CDS encoding winged helix-turn-helix transcriptional regulator, which yields MSRICKDGFDKECIKEQREFFGIAYTQNILSGRWKYVILWFLKSTERRYSEIKAFLGDISQGSLTKQLRELETDGLINRKVFPEVPPRVEYSLTSKGEELIPIIDLMEEFGKKFGEQVD from the coding sequence GTGTCTAGGATATGTAAGGATGGATTTGATAAGGAATGTATAAAGGAACAAAGAGAATTTTTTGGTATTGCTTATACCCAAAACATCCTCTCTGGACGTTGGAAATATGTAATTCTTTGGTTTTTAAAGTCAACAGAGCGTCGTTATAGTGAAATTAAAGCTTTTTTAGGGGATATTTCACAAGGTTCTCTTACAAAGCAACTTCGAGAACTGGAAACAGATGGTTTAATTAATCGCAAAGTTTTTCCAGAGGTTCCTCCGCGTGTAGAGTATTCACTAACCTCAAAAGGGGAAGAATTGATTCCTATTATTGATTTGATGGAAGAGTTCGGGAAGAAGTTTGGGGAGCAGGTAGACTAA